One segment of Fusobacterium massiliense DNA contains the following:
- a CDS encoding hemagglutinin repeat-containing protein: MPKIAQKLLSGKDLNEALAGNEEAVEEANLIANGPKSGNAETGIYLSGSFINTKENSNITNSVGSKLISQDNLTLKSGDDMNLTMVDVISKNISINAGKNINISAGKSTEENSESTKSLSGSYNLLTDQFNIGANITKDKSEAESYRNSKIIGENIDIKGKDLSTKGANIIGNDVNINVANLHLESLQDKLKSKHQGYNASFGSSSSGIGKEYSAGLGMEYGNRDKSWVNEQSSIIGKNSANITVGEKTNLIGSVIGGGNTILRTAELEYSDIYDKDKGYNFGINGSASFSKNDKAEWNISKSIGANYGATDREQINRATIGAGTVIVGGETVNPNINRDESKAQIVTKDINVGTIGIEYKDNRRKWSDVSDIMGEYGKSLGSDLDKMTGGKYDLKNKLGQGVSNIMFEIEKVLDHDLKNGILGIVPTKEYTGGIAGQLQSSKKRYVDGEQELVYAELTVVMDKNGKPLLDRKGALLVDSKTKIVGPNDKIDKNLRIKPLPANGVFNSPSEAIAGAAAATFTPDEDAALRRGETIKMLVIRNKSAGAIMDTTETLVTKLGDLLGNQNWGARSMENIYRAHPELLANNNWHSQSSINGTATFLHMGKDPEGRSLLANNVEKLGLKGMAITKIGYTKLGNLLHGLNSNIDLFYMRNQKEPVSFFAAWGMPANTNETGHDNNRYNISHFNYDEKTGIYETNDVPIHNYQMRMMDGKDQRSIIERTRDKRTQEKVMEGK, from the coding sequence ATGCCAAAAATAGCGCAAAAACTATTAAGTGGAAAAGATTTAAATGAAGCATTAGCAGGAAATGAAGAGGCAGTAGAAGAGGCAAACTTAATTGCTAATGGACCTAAAAGTGGGAATGCTGAAACAGGGATATATCTAAGTGGAAGTTTCATAAATACAAAAGAAAATTCAAATATAACTAATAGTGTTGGAAGTAAACTAATATCTCAGGATAATCTTACTTTAAAAAGTGGAGATGATATGAACTTAACAATGGTTGATGTTATTTCAAAAAATATCTCTATTAATGCAGGTAAAAATATTAATATCTCTGCTGGAAAGTCTACTGAAGAAAATAGTGAAAGCACAAAGTCATTAAGTGGAAGCTATAACTTATTGACAGATCAATTTAATATAGGAGCAAATATAACAAAAGATAAATCAGAGGCAGAAAGTTATAGAAACAGTAAAATAATAGGAGAAAATATTGATATTAAAGGTAAAGATTTATCTACTAAAGGAGCTAATATTATAGGTAATGATGTAAATATAAATGTAGCAAATTTACATCTTGAAAGTTTACAAGATAAATTAAAATCGAAACATCAAGGGTATAATGCTTCATTTGGAAGTTCATCTTCAGGAATAGGAAAAGAATATTCAGCTGGTTTAGGTATGGAATATGGAAATCGTGATAAATCATGGGTAAATGAACAAAGTTCAATAATTGGAAAGAATAGTGCGAATATTACTGTTGGAGAAAAAACAAATTTAATAGGTTCAGTAATAGGAGGAGGAAATACCATATTAAGAACAGCTGAATTAGAATATTCAGATATTTATGATAAGGATAAAGGATATAACTTTGGTATTAATGGAAGTGCTTCATTTAGTAAAAATGATAAAGCTGAATGGAATATATCAAAGTCTATTGGAGCAAACTATGGAGCAACAGATAGAGAACAAATAAATAGAGCTACAATAGGAGCAGGAACAGTAATAGTTGGTGGAGAAACAGTTAATCCAAATATCAATAGAGATGAAAGTAAGGCTCAAATAGTAACTAAAGATATAAATGTTGGAACAATTGGAATTGAATATAAAGATAATAGGAGAAAATGGAGTGATGTATCAGATATAATGGGAGAATATGGAAAAAGTCTAGGTAGTGATTTAGACAAGATGACTGGTGGAAAGTATGATTTGAAGAATAAACTAGGTCAAGGAGTTTCAAACATTATGTTTGAGATTGAAAAAGTATTAGATCATGATTTAAAAAATGGAATTTTGGGAATAGTACCAACAAAAGAATATACAGGAGGAATTGCGGGTCAATTACAGTCATCTAAGAAACGTTATGTTGATGGAGAACAAGAACTAGTATATGCTGAATTAACAGTAGTAATGGATAAAAATGGAAAGCCATTACTTGATAGAAAAGGAGCATTGTTAGTAGATAGTAAAACTAAAATTGTAGGACCTAATGACAAAATAGATAAAAATTTAAGAATCAAGCCATTGCCTGCGAATGGAGTATTTAATAGTCCAAGTGAGGCAATTGCAGGAGCTGCAGCTGCAACATTTACTCCAGATGAAGATGCAGCATTAAGAAGAGGAGAGACAATAAAGATGTTAGTAATTCGTAATAAGAGTGCAGGAGCGATAATGGATACAACAGAAACATTGGTAACAAAATTAGGAGATTTACTAGGAAATCAAAATTGGGGAGCAAGAAGTATGGAAAATATATATAGAGCACATCCAGAATTACTAGCAAATAATAATTGGCATAGTCAATCTTCAATAAATGGAACAGCAACATTTTTACATATGGGAAAAGATCCAGAAGGAAGATCTCTACTAGCCAATAATGTAGAAAAATTAGGTTTAAAAGGAATGGCAATAACAAAGATAGGTTATACAAAATTAGGAAATTTACTACATGGGTTAAATTCAAATATAGACCTATTCTATATGAGAAATCAAAAAGAACCAGTATCATTTTTTGCAGCATGGGGGATGCCAGCTAATACAAACGAAACAGGACATGATAATAACAGATATAATATCAGTCACTTCAATTACGATGAAAAAACAGGTATATATGAAACAAATGATGTACCAATACATAATTATCAAATGAGGATGATGGATGGAAAAGATCAAAGAAGTATAATAGAAAGAACGAGAGATAAAAGAACTCAAGAAAAAGTAATGGAAGGTAAATAA